A part of Homoserinibacter sp. YIM 151385 genomic DNA contains:
- a CDS encoding M16 family metallopeptidase, with amino-acid sequence MNGAVGLPLDLPELAFEASGGSSIRRTVLPSGVRILSERMPGAQSATVGFWVAVGSRDEQPESAGSTHFLEHLLFKGTGGRSALDIAVAFDEVGGEHNALTAKEHTCYYAKVRDGDLEMAVRVLADMFTSSTLDPDEFEQERGVILEELAMAEDDPGDVAGERFFEAVFGAHPLGRPIGGSPASIAAVDRDSVWAHYRAQYGPRDLVVTVAGSVDHGALVAWVEDALTRAGWDLGIEAAPVARRAPRAEPFAGAGRRAIVRRPLEQVALILGVEGLAAGDERRSELAVLNSVLGGGMSSRLFQEIRERRGLAYSVYSFAAGYSDTGIMALSAGCSPQRAEEVAQLMVDEWRRLAESGITEEELRRARGQLGGAAALALEDSDTRMSRLGRSELALGEFLDLDESLRRLHEVGAGQVRALAAELLARPRSIAAVGALDDDALAALDDDVAA; translated from the coding sequence ATGAACGGCGCTGTCGGACTGCCTCTCGATCTGCCGGAACTGGCCTTCGAGGCCTCCGGCGGATCCTCCATCCGCCGGACGGTCCTGCCGAGCGGGGTCCGCATCCTCAGCGAGCGGATGCCGGGTGCGCAGAGCGCGACGGTCGGCTTCTGGGTCGCGGTCGGCTCGCGCGACGAGCAGCCCGAGAGCGCCGGATCCACGCACTTCCTCGAGCATCTGCTCTTCAAGGGCACCGGGGGCCGCAGCGCGCTCGACATCGCGGTCGCCTTCGACGAGGTCGGGGGCGAGCACAACGCGCTCACCGCGAAGGAGCACACCTGCTACTACGCGAAGGTGCGCGACGGCGATCTCGAGATGGCGGTGCGCGTCCTCGCCGACATGTTCACCTCCTCGACGCTCGACCCGGACGAGTTCGAGCAGGAGCGCGGCGTGATCCTCGAGGAGCTCGCGATGGCGGAGGACGACCCGGGCGATGTCGCGGGGGAGCGCTTCTTCGAGGCGGTCTTCGGCGCCCACCCGCTCGGCCGCCCCATCGGCGGGAGCCCCGCCTCGATCGCCGCGGTCGACCGCGACTCCGTCTGGGCCCACTACCGTGCGCAGTACGGGCCGCGGGATCTCGTCGTGACCGTCGCGGGCTCGGTCGACCACGGCGCGCTCGTCGCCTGGGTCGAGGATGCGCTCACCCGGGCCGGCTGGGATCTCGGCATCGAGGCCGCACCCGTCGCGCGACGCGCACCGCGGGCCGAGCCGTTCGCGGGCGCGGGCCGCCGCGCGATCGTCCGCCGGCCGCTCGAGCAGGTCGCGCTGATCCTCGGGGTCGAGGGGCTCGCGGCGGGCGACGAGCGCCGCAGCGAGCTCGCGGTCCTCAACTCGGTGCTCGGCGGCGGGATGTCGTCGAGGCTCTTCCAGGAGATCCGCGAGCGCCGCGGCCTCGCCTACTCGGTCTACTCCTTCGCCGCCGGCTACAGCGACACCGGGATCATGGCGCTCTCGGCCGGCTGCTCGCCGCAGCGGGCGGAGGAGGTCGCGCAGCTCATGGTCGACGAGTGGCGCCGGCTCGCCGAGTCCGGCATCACCGAGGAGGAGCTGCGTCGCGCGCGCGGCCAGCTCGGCGGTGCGGCCGCCCTCGCGCTCGAGGACTCCGACACCCGCATGTCCCGACTCGGCCGCAGCGAGCTCGCGCTCGGCGAGTTCCTCGACCTCGACGAGTCGCTGCGGCGCCTCCACGAGGTCGGCGCCGGGCAGGTCCGCGCGCTCGCGGCCGAGCTCCTCGCGCGCCCCCGCTCGATCGCCGCCGTCGGCGCCCTCGACGACGACGCCCTCGCAGCGCTCGACGACGACGTCGCAGCGTGA
- a CDS encoding histidine phosphatase family protein: MSRYLYLVRHGEQQDAEHGLPDGPLSPRGVRQATLLAERLGGVPFDGAWTSPLQRAQETARIMTARMPAIEPEPSALLMDCIPSGPTSDMPHAFESFFGGVTEEEIEAGEAQMADAVSEWLTPSREDRHELLITHNFVIAWFVREVFGAAPWRWMGVNQANAGLTIIRVRSAKPPVLITHNDLGHLPTELRTGLPVEQPY; the protein is encoded by the coding sequence ATGTCCCGCTACCTCTACCTGGTCCGGCACGGCGAGCAGCAGGATGCCGAGCACGGCCTCCCCGACGGCCCGCTGAGCCCCCGCGGCGTCCGCCAGGCGACCCTCCTCGCGGAGCGGCTCGGCGGCGTCCCCTTCGACGGCGCGTGGACCTCGCCGCTCCAGCGCGCGCAGGAGACGGCGCGGATCATGACGGCCCGCATGCCCGCGATCGAGCCGGAGCCCTCGGCGCTGCTCATGGACTGCATCCCCTCCGGGCCGACGTCCGACATGCCGCACGCCTTCGAGTCCTTCTTCGGCGGCGTGACGGAGGAGGAGATCGAGGCGGGCGAGGCGCAGATGGCGGATGCCGTGTCGGAGTGGCTGACGCCCTCGCGCGAGGACCGCCACGAGCTCCTCATCACCCACAACTTCGTGATCGCGTGGTTCGTGCGCGAGGTGTTCGGGGCGGCGCCGTGGCGCTGGATGGGCGTCAACCAGGCGAACGCGGGTCTCACGATCATCCGCGTGCGCTCGGCGAAGCCGCCCGTGCTCATCACCCACAACGATCTCGGCCACCTGCCGACGGAGCTGCGCACCGGCCTGCCGGTCGAGCAGCCCTACTGA
- the dapB gene encoding 4-hydroxy-tetrahydrodipicolinate reductase, with protein sequence MVSRVAVVGANGRMGRLAVGLVEREPDLALHAAIGSQDDPERMAGADLVLDLTVPQVSPGVVDRALEHGIPALVGTSGWSAERLAGLERRIPEGLGVIVIPNFSVGSVLATRFAAEAARYFESIEIVEAHHAGKVDSPSGTAVRTAELMAAARGELGPVDAPHSDQRARGQQVASIPIHSLRLRGVQARQDVHFGGEGEVLTLTHETLSPSSYEAGILLGLRSLPAARGLTVGLGALLDAAAAQAPGAASS encoded by the coding sequence ATGGTCTCTCGGGTCGCCGTCGTCGGCGCGAACGGTCGGATGGGGCGGCTCGCCGTCGGGCTCGTCGAGCGGGAGCCCGACCTGGCGCTCCACGCCGCGATCGGCTCGCAGGACGACCCCGAGCGGATGGCGGGCGCCGACCTCGTCCTCGACCTCACGGTGCCGCAGGTCTCGCCCGGGGTCGTCGACCGCGCGCTCGAGCACGGCATCCCCGCCCTCGTCGGCACCTCCGGCTGGTCGGCGGAGCGGCTCGCCGGTCTCGAGCGCCGCATCCCCGAGGGCCTCGGCGTCATCGTGATCCCCAACTTCTCGGTGGGCTCGGTGCTCGCGACGCGCTTCGCGGCGGAGGCGGCCCGGTACTTCGAGTCGATCGAGATCGTCGAGGCCCATCACGCCGGCAAGGTCGACTCGCCCTCCGGCACCGCCGTCCGCACCGCCGAGCTCATGGCGGCGGCGCGCGGCGAGCTCGGGCCGGTCGACGCCCCGCACTCCGATCAGCGCGCCCGCGGCCAGCAGGTGGCGAGCATCCCGATCCACAGCCTCCGCCTGCGGGGCGTGCAGGCGCGTCAGGATGTGCACTTCGGCGGCGAGGGCGAGGTGCTGACCCTGACGCACGAGACCCTCTCGCCGAGCTCCTACGAGGCGGGCATCCTGCTCGGGCTGCGCTCGCTGCCGGCGGCGCGCGGCCTCACGGTGGGGCTCGGGGCGCTGCTCGACGCGGCCGCCGCCCAGGCTCCCGGCGCCGCATCCTCGTGA
- a CDS encoding tetratricopeptide repeat protein — protein sequence MRTRLAALGMGGLLLLYLLFSGYYASILFSVGEPVAIAMGAALLLLAVLGILALVLEIRFGLGAERLGRRLETEGGLPGESLPAAPSGRVDRAAAREAFPAYQRAAEASPEDWRAWFRLALAYDASGDRRRARWATRRAISLERSSR from the coding sequence GTGAGGACCCGACTCGCGGCGCTCGGCATGGGCGGCCTGCTGCTGCTCTACCTGCTCTTCTCCGGCTACTACGCGAGCATCCTGTTCTCGGTCGGCGAGCCGGTGGCGATCGCGATGGGCGCGGCGCTGCTGCTGCTGGCCGTGCTCGGGATCCTGGCGCTCGTGCTCGAGATCCGCTTCGGCCTGGGCGCGGAGCGGCTCGGACGCCGGCTGGAGACGGAGGGCGGCCTCCCCGGGGAATCCCTCCCCGCGGCGCCGAGCGGCCGGGTCGATCGCGCCGCCGCGCGCGAGGCCTTCCCCGCGTATCAGCGGGCGGCCGAGGCCTCTCCCGAGGACTGGCGCGCCTGGTTCCGGCTCGCGCTCGCCTACGATGCGAGCGGGGATCGGCGCCGCGCGCGCTGGGCGACCCGCCGCGCGATCAGCCTCGAGCGCTCGTCGCGCTGA
- a CDS encoding GNAT family N-acetyltransferase has translation MVSMRPASPADPASHALLAEYFADRARGFPAEQGEYRTTFPDPAAFEGGRGVFLLVEDEELGPVGCGGIRLLSPGRAEVKHLYLQPRTRGRGLGRVLLSELERLAAGLGATEVVLDTNRSLAAAGGLYRASGYESTEPYNDNPNATDWYRKPL, from the coding sequence ATGGTCTCGATGCGCCCCGCCTCCCCCGCGGATCCGGCCTCCCACGCGCTGCTCGCCGAGTACTTCGCGGACCGCGCCCGCGGCTTCCCCGCCGAGCAGGGCGAGTACCGGACGACCTTCCCGGACCCCGCCGCCTTCGAGGGCGGGCGCGGGGTGTTCCTGCTCGTCGAGGACGAGGAGCTCGGCCCGGTCGGCTGCGGCGGGATCCGCCTGCTCTCCCCCGGGCGCGCCGAGGTGAAGCACCTCTACCTCCAGCCGCGCACCCGCGGACGCGGGCTCGGGCGGGTGCTGCTCTCGGAGCTGGAGCGGCTCGCCGCCGGCCTCGGCGCGACGGAGGTCGTGCTCGACACGAACCGGAGCCTCGCGGCGGCGGGCGGGCTGTACCGCGCGAGCGGCTACGAGTCGACCGAGCCCTACAACGACAACCCGAACGCGACCGACTGGTACCGCAAGCCGCTCTAG
- a CDS encoding aldo/keto reductase: protein MSSAAEPRPTTAETTAIVRGPGGAPRRRIGASPLEVFPLALSAKAFGWTATTAATDRILHRYVEHGGNFVDTADSYASGRSEIMIGTWMRNAGNRDELVLATKIGKSAEHPGLGAAAVQGAVEASLRRLGTDRIDLLYLHIDDESVEFDETLLAVDKLIRAGKVRCFGGSDHTGDRLFEARIASAQLGVAQMVALQNEYSLVRRKQYERDLARVAASQGLGVMPRFAIAHGFLSGKFRTRAAVRQSPRSRELAPHLTRGGLKVLGVLDELAVELDASVATVALAWLLTKPHVVAPVVSASEPEQVVDLAAAAELRLRRHHVTALDRVSAWA from the coding sequence GTGAGCTCCGCCGCCGAACCCCGCCCGACGACCGCCGAGACGACCGCGATCGTGCGCGGACCGGGCGGCGCCCCGCGTCGCCGGATCGGCGCCTCGCCGCTCGAGGTGTTCCCGCTCGCGCTCAGCGCGAAGGCCTTCGGCTGGACGGCGACGACGGCCGCGACCGACCGCATCCTCCACCGCTACGTCGAGCACGGCGGCAACTTCGTCGACACCGCCGACAGCTACGCGAGCGGCCGCAGCGAGATCATGATCGGCACCTGGATGCGGAACGCCGGCAACCGGGACGAGCTCGTGCTCGCGACGAAGATCGGCAAGAGCGCCGAGCACCCCGGCCTCGGCGCCGCGGCCGTGCAGGGGGCCGTCGAGGCCTCGCTCCGCCGGCTCGGGACCGACCGCATCGACCTGCTCTACCTCCACATCGACGACGAGTCGGTCGAGTTCGACGAGACGCTGCTCGCGGTCGACAAGCTGATCCGCGCCGGGAAGGTCCGCTGCTTCGGCGGCTCCGACCACACGGGCGACCGGCTCTTCGAGGCCCGCATCGCCTCCGCCCAGCTCGGCGTCGCGCAGATGGTCGCGCTCCAGAACGAGTACAGCCTCGTGCGGCGGAAGCAGTACGAGCGGGATCTCGCCCGCGTCGCGGCGAGTCAGGGGCTCGGCGTCATGCCGCGCTTCGCGATCGCGCACGGATTCCTCTCGGGGAAGTTCCGCACGCGCGCGGCCGTGCGCCAGAGCCCGCGCTCGCGCGAGCTCGCGCCGCACCTCACCCGCGGCGGGCTCAAGGTGCTCGGGGTGCTCGACGAGCTCGCCGTGGAGCTGGACGCCTCGGTCGCGACGGTCGCGCTCGCCTGGCTGCTCACGAAGCCGCACGTGGTCGCGCCGGTCGTCTCGGCCTCCGAGCCCGAGCAGGTCGTCGACCTCGCCGCCGCCGCCGAGCTGCGCCTGCGCCGCCACCACGTGACCGCGCTCGACCGCGTCAGCGCCTGGGCCTAG
- a CDS encoding TetR/AcrR family transcriptional regulator — MTADLLAPTATRPPAPAKLRILETADRLFTDEGIRTVGIDRLIQESRVTKATFYKHYGAKERLVLDYVRNRHRQEADALVRRAADGDAEAAVRALLGATLAELDRAGFRGDAFLNTAAEFPDRAHPVRAVVTAHRDWFAAELAELLRELGHDLPGDAADDLVLARDGAMSGAYAGDPIAAGAALTRAFERAIAEARA, encoded by the coding sequence ATGACCGCAGATCTGCTCGCCCCGACCGCGACCAGGCCGCCCGCCCCGGCGAAGCTTCGCATCCTCGAGACCGCGGATCGCCTCTTCACCGACGAGGGCATCCGCACCGTCGGCATCGACCGGCTCATCCAGGAGTCGCGCGTGACGAAGGCCACCTTCTACAAGCACTACGGCGCGAAGGAGCGGCTCGTCCTCGACTACGTCCGCAACCGGCACCGCCAGGAGGCCGACGCGCTCGTCCGGCGCGCCGCCGACGGGGATGCCGAAGCCGCCGTGCGCGCCCTCCTCGGCGCCACGCTCGCGGAGCTCGACCGGGCGGGCTTCCGCGGCGACGCCTTCCTCAACACGGCCGCCGAGTTCCCCGACCGCGCGCACCCCGTGCGCGCCGTCGTGACCGCGCACCGCGACTGGTTCGCCGCCGAGCTCGCGGAGCTGCTGCGCGAGCTCGGCCACGACCTCCCCGGGGATGCCGCCGACGACCTCGTGCTCGCGCGCGACGGCGCCATGAGCGGCGCGTACGCGGGCGACCCCATCGCGGCCGGCGCCGCGCTGACGCGCGCCTTCGAGCGCGCGATCGCGGAGGCGCGGGCCTGA